The following coding sequences lie in one Populus nigra chromosome 15, ddPopNigr1.1, whole genome shotgun sequence genomic window:
- the LOC133673853 gene encoding leucine-rich repeat receptor-like serine/threonine-protein kinase SKM1 — translation MESTKGPQPCPMLLFMLLFLFLNSRMLHAENQELELLLSFKSSLNDPSKYLSNWNTSATFCNWLGITCTNSSRISGIEISGKNISGKISSLIFHFPYIQTIDLSSNQLSGKLPDDTFLSSSLRYLNLSNNNFTGPIPSGSIPLLETLDLSNNMLSGKIPQEIGSFFSLKFLDLGGNALVGKIPPSITKLTSLKVFTLASNQLVGQIPHELGQMRSLKLIYLGYNNLSGEIPTEIGQLISLNHLDLVYNNLIGQIPSSLGNLTDLQYLFLYQNKFTGPIPKSIFGLTKLISLDLSDNFLSGEIPELIIQLKNLEILHLFSNHFTGKIPVALSSLPRLQVLQLWSNKLSGEIPKDLGKHNNLTVLDLSTNSLSGRIPEGLCSSGNLFKLIIFSNSLEGEIPKSLSACKSMRRIRLQDNSLSGELSSEFTKLPLVYFLDISANKLLGRIDSRKWEMPSLQMLSLARNSFFGGLPDSFGSDNLENLDLSHNQFSGAIPNKFGSLSELMQLNLSKNKLSGEIPDELSSCEKLVSLDLSQNTLSGQIPASFAEMPVLGQLDLSYNELSGEVPANLGKEESLVQVNISHNHFHGSLPSTGAFLAINASAVAGNELCGGDKTSGLPPCRRVKSPLWWFYVACSLGALVLLALVASGFVFIRGKRNSELKRVENEDGTWELLLFNSKVSRSIAIEDIIMSLKEENLISRGKEGASYKGKSITNDMQFILKKTNDVNSIPPSEVAELGKLQHPNIVKLFGLCRSNKGAYVVHEYIDGKQLSEVLRNLSWERRQQIAIGIAKALRFLHCYCSPRVLVGYLSPGKIIVDGKYEPHLIVSLPGSLCIDNTKCFISSAYVAPETRETKDISEKSDMYGFGLVLIELLTGKGPADAEFGVHESIVKWARYCYSDCHLDMWIDPMIRRNASINENEMVETMNLALQCTATEPTARPRANEVSKTLESASKTSSCVLGLKFSSLF, via the exons ATGGAATCCACAAAAGGGCCTCAACCATGTCCAATGTTGTTGTTCATgctcttgttcttgttcttgaatTCTCGGATGTTGCATGCAGAGAATCAGGAACTTGAGCTTCTCTTGTCTTTCAAATCTTCACTCAATGACCCTTCCAAGTATCTCTCAAACTGGAATACCTCTGCCACTTTTTGCAATTGGCTAGGAATCACTTGCACAAACTCCTCTCGCATTAGTGGGATTGAGATCTCAGGGAAAAACATCTCTGGAAAAATTTCCTCTTTAATCTTCCATTTCCCATATATTCAAACTATTGATCTCTCAAGCAATCAGCTTTCTGGTAAACTTCCTGATGATACATTCCTTAGCTCGTCACTTAGGTACCTCAATCTTAGCAACAATAATTTCACTGGCCCAATACCAAGTGGCTCAATTCCCCTCCTGGAAACATTAGATCTATCCAATAACATGCTGTCCGGGAAAATTCCTCAAGAAATAGGATCCTTTTTTAGTCTAAAATTTCTTGATCTTGGTGGCAATGCTTTGGTGGGTAAAATTCCTCCCTCGATAACAAAGTTGACAAGTTTGAAGGTCTTTACTTTGGCGTCTAATCAATTAGTTGGCCAAATTCCACATGAATTAGGCCAAATGAGAAGCTTGAAGTTGATTTACTTGGGCTATAACAATCTTTCTGGTGAAATTCCTACAGAAATAGGCCAGTTAATTTCTTTGAATCATCTTGATCTTGTCTACAACAATCTCATTGGACAAATCCCATCATCTCTAGGAAACCTCACTGATCTTCAATACCTCTTTCTCTACCAAAATAAATTTACTGGTCCTATTCCTAAATCTATTTTTGGTCTCACGAAGTTGATTTCACTTGATCTTagtgataattttttatcaggTGAGATCCCAGAACTCATTATTCAGTTGAAAAATTTGGagattcttcatcttttctccAACCACTTCACTGGGAAAATCCCCGTCGCTTTAAGCTCCTTGCCTCGTCTTCAAGTTCTTCAACTTTGGTCTAACAAGTTATCTGGTGAGATTCCAAAAGATCTTGGAAAACATAACAATCTCACTGTCTTAGACCTTTCCACCAATTCTCTCTCTGGAAGAATACCTGAAGGGTTATGCAGTTCTGGGAATCTCTTTAAGCTCATCATCTTCTCCAATTCTCTTGAAGGTGAAATACCAAAGAGTTTGAGTGCTTGCAAAAGCATGCGGCGGATACGCCTCCAAGATAACAGCCTGTCTGGTGAATTATCATCAGAATTCACCAAACTTCCACTTGTGTACTTCTTGGACATCTCTGCTAACAAACTTTTGGGCAGGATTGACTCGAGAAAATGGGAGATGCCTTCACTTCAAATGCTGAGTTTGGCAAGAAACAGTTTTTTTGGGGGCTTGCCAGACTCGTTCGGCAGCGACAATCTTGAGAATTTGGACCTGTCTCATAATCAATTCTCAGGTGCTATTCCGaataagtttgggagcttatCAGAGCTAATGCAACTAAATCTAAGCAAAAACAAGCTCTCTGGTGAAATCCCAGACGAGCTATCTTCATGCGAAAAGCTTGTGAGTTTAGACCTTAGTCAGAATACGCTCAGTGGCCAAATCCCTGCTAGTTTCGCTGAAATGCCAGTTCTCGGTCAGCTTGATTTGTCATACAATGAACTATCCGGGGAAGTACCAGCCAATTTGGGAAAAGAAGAATCCCTTGTTCAAGTGAACATCTCTCATAATCATTTCCATGGTAGTTTACCCTCCACAGGAGCATTTCTTGCCATAAATGCAAGTGCTGTTGCAGGAAATGAGCTTTGCGGCGGTGATAAGACTAGCGGCTTGCCTCCATGCAGAAGGGTGAAGAGTCCTCTGTGGTGGTTTTATGTTGCCTGTAGTCTTGGCGCTCTAGTGTTGCTTGCTCTAGTTGCTTCTGGATTTGTATTCATTCGAGGAAAAAGGAATTCGGAACTCAAAAGAGTCGAAAATGAGGACGGGACATGGGAGCTGCTATTATTCAATTCTAAGGTCTCGAGATCGATAGCAATTGAGGATATTATAATGTCCctgaaagaagaaaatttgataTCTAGAGGCAAAGAAGGAGCTTCATACAAAGGGAAGTCCATTACAAACGACATGCAGTTTATCCTAAAGAAAACGAATGATGTGAACTCAATTCCGCCGTCCGAAGTTGCTGAACTTGGCAAGCTCCAGCATCCTAACATTGTCAAGTTATTTGGATTATGCCGGTCCAACAAGGGTGCATATGTTGTGCATGAATACATAGATGGAAAACAATTGAGTGAAGTTCTTCGGAATTTAAGTTGGGAACGACGGCAACAAATTGCAATCGGGATCGCAAAAGCCCTCCGATTCTTGCATTGTTATTGTTCACCGAGAGTTCTTGTTGGTTACTTGTCACCAGGAAAAATTATCGTTGATGGAAAATATGAACCGCATCTCATAGTAAGCCTTCCCGGCTCGCTTTGCATCGACAACACCAAGTGCTTCATTTCTTCAGCTTATGTTGCTCCAG AAACCAGAGAAACTAAAGACATCTCTGAGAAGAGCGACATGTATGGATTTGGTCTCGTCCTTATTGAATTATTAACCGGAAAAGGCCCGGCGGATGCTGAATTTGGCGTGCACGAGAGCATCGTCAAGTGGGCCCGTTATTGCTACTCGGATTGTCATCTAGATATGTGGATTGATCCAATGATAAGAAGGAATGCATCGATTAATGAGAATGAGATGGTCGAGACGATGAATTTGGCTCTACAATGCACAGCTACCGAGCCCACTGCACGACCACGTGCAAATGAAGTATCGAAAACCCTAGAGTCTGCTTCGAAGACAAGTTCTTGTGTATTAGGCCTGaagttttcttcccttttttag
- the LOC133674849 gene encoding uncharacterized protein LOC133674849 has product MAPNRETLVDSYSKSGNKAHKPRRLSMENLQRTISDISFELSKEGVDHHAKLAPISEIEDAKCECCGMCEECTPEYIKRVRDKFSGKLVCGLCAEAVSQEMEKNGGNKEEALNEHMNACVRFNRFGRAYPVLSQAEAMRAMLQKSASLRAKSISPKDRSGGHQKGTTGIARSSSCIPSITR; this is encoded by the coding sequence ATGGCACCAAACAGAGAAACACTAGTTGACTCTTACTCAAAGAGTGGTAACAAAGCCCACAAGCCCCGTAGACTTTCAATGGAAAATCTCCAAAGAACGATATCTGACATCTCATTTGAACTCAGCAAGGAAGGAGTTGATCATCATGCGAAGCTCGCACCGATTTCTGAGATAGAAGATGCCAAGTGTGAGTGCTGTGGCATGTGTGAAGAGTGCACCCCTGAGTACATAAAACGAGTGCGAGACAAGTTCTCAGGGAAATTGGTTTGTGGGTTATGTGCAGAAGCAGTTAGTCAGGAAATGGAGAAAAATGGAGGCAATAAAGAAGAGGCCTTGAACGAGCACATGAATGCATGCGTAAGGTTTAATAGGTTTGGGAGGGCATATCCTGTCTTGTCCCAAGCTGAAGCCATGAGGGCGATGCTACAAAAGAGTGCAAGTCTTCGAGCCAAGTCCATTAGTCCTAAAGATAGATCAGGTGGTCACCAGAAGGGTACTACTGGCATTGCAAGGAGCTCTAGTTGTATTCCATCAATCACAAGGTAG